In one Hippocampus zosterae strain Florida chromosome 10, ASM2543408v3, whole genome shotgun sequence genomic region, the following are encoded:
- the mmp28 gene encoding matrix metalloproteinase-28 isoform X2, producing MNRYRAASNAKPAWVLAATCLISARAAFGSPLLDPQAFLEKYGYLHDDHFIHNAVEMQSAIQKFQRLSRLPVTGELDSATLRQMAEPRCGVSDKGSQQVWAQRVNFIFTSRSSAAGPPWRRRKRSAIKGDKWYKSHLAYQIVNWPSHLSLGSVRLAVSAAFQVWSNVSGLAFQEAPQGPADIRLAFYEGDHNDGAGNAFDGPGGTLAHAFLPRRGEAHFDKAERWTLNGHKGHNLFMVMAHEIGHTLGLEHSPVRHALMSPYYRKLGRSLVMSWDDILAVQQLYGKPPGDRLVRLPGEVLHAALQEWEFMDVHESSGLPLYCRSGVFDAITADPNGTVLVFRGSVYWSVSPEGRVSGASPLRQHWADLPSAIEAAAFSPLDAKWYFFKGKHIWRYTGQVLDAGFPRQSTDIGLPRHPDCAFFYTPLGHMVLLKGSRYFVFNLQTFRREPYYPRKLKDWAGVPQGTNGALSRPDGRLYFFRQRHFWRFDPVKVRVTRVGQWVKELNWTGCAVAPQGNDIL from the exons ATGAACCGGTACCGGGCTGCTAGCAACGCGAAGCCCGCCTGGGTCCTGGCTGCGACCTGTTTGATCAGCGCCCGCGCTGCCTTCGGCTCTCCGCTGCTCGACCCACAG GCATTTCTGGAAAAATATGGCTACCTTCATGATGACCACTTCATCCACAATGCAGTTGAGATGCAGTCAGCAATCCA GAAATTCCAGCGGTTGTCTCGCCTACCCGTGACAGGTGAATTAGACAGCGCCACCCTGAGGCAGATGGCCGAGCCGCGCTGCGGCGTGTCAGACAAGGGCAGCCAGCAGGTGTGGGCCCAGAGGGTAAACTTCATCTTCACCTCCAGGAGTTCTGCAGCAGGACCGCCGTGGCGCCGCAGGAAGCGCTCTGCCATAAAAG gtgACAAGTGGTACAAGAGTCACCTGGCCTACCAGATAGTGAACTGGCCCAGCCACCTGTCTCTGGGCTCAGTGCGACTGGCAGTGAGCGCCGCTTTCCAGGTGTGGAGCAACGTGTCAGGCCTGGCGTTCCAGGAGGCCCCCCAGGGCCCCGCAGACATCCGGCTGGCCTTTTACGAGGGTGACCACAATGACGGGGCTGGCAACGCCTTTGATGGACCAG GCGGAACCTTGGCTCACGCCTTCCTCCCCCGCCGAGGGGAGGCCCATTTTGACAAGGCGGAAAGGTGGACCCTAAACGGACATAAGGGCCACAATCTCTTCATGGTGATGGCCCACGAGATCGGACACACTCTGGGTTTGGAGCACTCGCCCGTGCGTCACGCGCTCATGTCGCCGTACTACAGGAAGCTGGGCCGCAGTCTGGTCATGAGCTGGGATGACATCTTGGCCGTGCAGCAGCTGTACG GTAAGCCGCCCGGCGATCGGCTCGTGCGACTGCCCGGTGAGGTGCTGCACGCCGCCCTGCAGGAGTGGGAGTTCATGGACGTCCACGAGAGCAGCGGTCTGCCTCTCTACTGCCGCTCGGGTGTGTTTGATGCCATCACCGCGG ACCCGAACGGGACGGTGCTGGTGTTCCGAGGCAGCGTGTACTGGAGTGTGTCACCTGAGGGGCGCGTGAGTGGCGCGTCGCCTCTCCGTCAGCATTGGGCTGACCTCCCGTCGGCCATTGAGGCGGCCGCGTTTTCGCCTCTAGACGCAAAGTGGTACTTCTTTAAAg GGAAGCATATATGGCGCTACACAGGCCAAGTACTTGACGCAGGCTTCCCCCGGCAGAGCACCGATATAGGCCTACCTCGCCACCCGGACTGCGCCTTCTTCTACACCCCTTTGGGTCACATGGTACTGCTTAAGGGCTCCCGCTACTTTGTTTTCAACCTGCAAACCTTTCGCAGAGAGCCCTACTACCCCCGCAAGCTGAAAGACTGGGCCGGTGTACCGCAGGGCACCAACGGAGCACTGAGTCGTCCAGATGGGCGCCTCTACTTTTTCAGGCAGCGCCACTTCTGGAGGTTTGACCCAGTAAAAGTGCGAGTCACCAGGGTGGGCCAGTGGGTCAAGGAGCTGAATTGGACTGGTTGTGCTGTAGCTCCTCAAGGCAATGACATTCTTTGA
- the mmp28 gene encoding matrix metalloproteinase-28 isoform X1, with the protein MNRYRAASNAKPAWVLAATCLISARAAFGSPLLDPQAFLEKYGYLHDDHFIHNAVEMQSAIQKFQRLSRLPVTGELDSATLRQMAEPRCGVSDKGSQQVWAQRVNFIFTSRSSAAGPPWRRRKRSAIKGDKWYKSHLAYQIVNWPSHLSLGSVRLAVSAAFQVWSNVSGLAFQEAPQGPADIRLAFYEGDHNDGAGNAFDGPGLGQSGTLAHAFLPRRGEAHFDKAERWTLNGHKGHNLFMVMAHEIGHTLGLEHSPVRHALMSPYYRKLGRSLVMSWDDILAVQQLYGKPPGDRLVRLPGEVLHAALQEWEFMDVHESSGLPLYCRSGVFDAITADPNGTVLVFRGSVYWSVSPEGRVSGASPLRQHWADLPSAIEAAAFSPLDAKWYFFKGKHIWRYTGQVLDAGFPRQSTDIGLPRHPDCAFFYTPLGHMVLLKGSRYFVFNLQTFRREPYYPRKLKDWAGVPQGTNGALSRPDGRLYFFRQRHFWRFDPVKVRVTRVGQWVKELNWTGCAVAPQGNDIL; encoded by the exons ATGAACCGGTACCGGGCTGCTAGCAACGCGAAGCCCGCCTGGGTCCTGGCTGCGACCTGTTTGATCAGCGCCCGCGCTGCCTTCGGCTCTCCGCTGCTCGACCCACAG GCATTTCTGGAAAAATATGGCTACCTTCATGATGACCACTTCATCCACAATGCAGTTGAGATGCAGTCAGCAATCCA GAAATTCCAGCGGTTGTCTCGCCTACCCGTGACAGGTGAATTAGACAGCGCCACCCTGAGGCAGATGGCCGAGCCGCGCTGCGGCGTGTCAGACAAGGGCAGCCAGCAGGTGTGGGCCCAGAGGGTAAACTTCATCTTCACCTCCAGGAGTTCTGCAGCAGGACCGCCGTGGCGCCGCAGGAAGCGCTCTGCCATAAAAG gtgACAAGTGGTACAAGAGTCACCTGGCCTACCAGATAGTGAACTGGCCCAGCCACCTGTCTCTGGGCTCAGTGCGACTGGCAGTGAGCGCCGCTTTCCAGGTGTGGAGCAACGTGTCAGGCCTGGCGTTCCAGGAGGCCCCCCAGGGCCCCGCAGACATCCGGCTGGCCTTTTACGAGGGTGACCACAATGACGGGGCTGGCAACGCCTTTGATGGACCAGGTTTGGGACAAA GCGGAACCTTGGCTCACGCCTTCCTCCCCCGCCGAGGGGAGGCCCATTTTGACAAGGCGGAAAGGTGGACCCTAAACGGACATAAGGGCCACAATCTCTTCATGGTGATGGCCCACGAGATCGGACACACTCTGGGTTTGGAGCACTCGCCCGTGCGTCACGCGCTCATGTCGCCGTACTACAGGAAGCTGGGCCGCAGTCTGGTCATGAGCTGGGATGACATCTTGGCCGTGCAGCAGCTGTACG GTAAGCCGCCCGGCGATCGGCTCGTGCGACTGCCCGGTGAGGTGCTGCACGCCGCCCTGCAGGAGTGGGAGTTCATGGACGTCCACGAGAGCAGCGGTCTGCCTCTCTACTGCCGCTCGGGTGTGTTTGATGCCATCACCGCGG ACCCGAACGGGACGGTGCTGGTGTTCCGAGGCAGCGTGTACTGGAGTGTGTCACCTGAGGGGCGCGTGAGTGGCGCGTCGCCTCTCCGTCAGCATTGGGCTGACCTCCCGTCGGCCATTGAGGCGGCCGCGTTTTCGCCTCTAGACGCAAAGTGGTACTTCTTTAAAg GGAAGCATATATGGCGCTACACAGGCCAAGTACTTGACGCAGGCTTCCCCCGGCAGAGCACCGATATAGGCCTACCTCGCCACCCGGACTGCGCCTTCTTCTACACCCCTTTGGGTCACATGGTACTGCTTAAGGGCTCCCGCTACTTTGTTTTCAACCTGCAAACCTTTCGCAGAGAGCCCTACTACCCCCGCAAGCTGAAAGACTGGGCCGGTGTACCGCAGGGCACCAACGGAGCACTGAGTCGTCCAGATGGGCGCCTCTACTTTTTCAGGCAGCGCCACTTCTGGAGGTTTGACCCAGTAAAAGTGCGAGTCACCAGGGTGGGCCAGTGGGTCAAGGAGCTGAATTGGACTGGTTGTGCTGTAGCTCCTCAAGGCAATGACATTCTTTGA
- the LOC127608827 gene encoding protein FAM124B isoform X2 — protein sequence MSTSAAELVSRRAREQHQQRLLVLNLHLLANPGDSLLLQHSLDRLIRWICPSLRVFHVSERASPHGGYARLCPQAGSPSLAITFFLHEAYGEERILKVLDFFQRPPWQYHHTESCSSKSAGLHNSSGSSAVNALLRPYLLPSRDFYSLGAGMPVWGVRPVHCGGEILRVTLYSAYDNYEDAVRFYETVLQQQAEEQKTGFCWFTLHTEPGLCLQLAIKQVSAGVCVEPCDSAVLQFGVDEIGQLVPLLPNPCTPISTSRWQTEDLDGNKVLFQVKTTTQAKPPLTCAFPPTSAAPPRAMQLKCGGHTQNVSPSNRQAPPAWQSRSAGLRVADESAPEKPPGSQGSGSLCSTPPSSSCYSSQRSSPAPPPSSDSPLRPPLTRSLSRLPPEENEREGETNVDTGIPVLAGITRSSSVELLSLCRPRNPSAKARSPPGKWRSSDCADDVSNFRARRTTDSSYIETSGAAVELFAKTPPSLANAEEQADEFFI from the exons CTGAGCTGGTGAGCCGCCGCGCCCGCGAGCAGCACCAGCAGCGCCTCTTAGTTCTAAACTTGCACCTCCTTGCCAACCCCGGAGACTCTCTGCTGCTGCAGCACAGCCTGGACCGTCTAATCCGCTGGATCTGCCCAAGCCTCCGCGTCTTTCACGTGTCTGAGAGGGCGTCTCCCCACGGCGGCTACGCTCGGCTCTGTCCGCAGGCCG gCTCCCCTTCCCTTGCCATCACTTTCTTTCTCCACGAGGCTTATGGAGAAGAGCGAATCCTGAAAGTTCTGGACTTTTTCCAGCGGCCGCCCTGGCAGTACCACCACACGGAGAGCTGCAGCAGCAAATCGGCCGGGCTCCACAATTCCTCCGGCAGCTCGGCCGTCAACGCCCTGTTGCGGCCCTACCTCCTGCCCAGTCGGGACTTTTACAGCCTGGGCGCGGGGATGCCCGTGTGGGGGGTCCGACCGGTGCACTGCGGCGGGGAGATCCTCCGCGTGACGCTGTACAGCGCCTACGACAACTACGAGGACGCCGTGCGCTTCTATGAAACGGTGCTGCAGCAGCAGGCGGAGGAGCAGAAGACGGGCTTCTGCTGGTTCACCCTCCACACGG AGCCGGGCCTCTGCCTGCAGCTCGCGATCAAGCAGGTGTCAGCGGGGGTCTGCGTGGAGCCGTGTGACTCTGCCGTGCTGCAGTTCGGCGTGGATGAAATCGGCCAGTTGGTGCCCCTGCTGCCCAACCCGTGCACGCCCATCAGCACCTCTCGCTGGCAGACCGAAGACCTGGATGGAAACAAGGTTCTCTTCCAG GTGAAAACCACGACACAAGCCAAGCCACCTTTGACCTGCGctttcccccccacctccgCCGCGCCTCCCCGGGCCATGCAGCTGAAATGCGGAGGACACACCCAAAACGTATCGCCTAGCAACCGCCAGGCTCCGCCTGCCTGGCAAAGCCGGTCCGCAGGCCTGAGAGTCGCCGATGAGAGCGCTCCGGAGAAGCCACCGGGGAGCCAAGGATCAGGTAGCCTCTGCAGCACTCCTCCGAGCAGCTCTTGCTACTCTTCCCAACGCAGCAGCCCAGCCCCGCCTCCTTCCTCCGACTCCCCCCTGCGTCCCCCGCTCACCCGTTCGCTGTCCCGCCTGCCGCCGGAGGAGAACGAGCGGGAGGGGGAAACCAACGTGGACACGGGGATCCCCGTGCTCGCCGGCATCACTCGCTCCTCTTCCGTGGAGCTTTTGAGTTTGTGTCGGCCGCGGAACCCCTCGGCCAAAGCGCGGAGCCCCCCCGGGAAGTGGCGTTCCTCGGATTGCGCCGACGACGTCAGCAATTTCAGAGCGCGGCGCACGACGGATTCCTCTTACATTGAGACCAGCGGCGCCGCCGTGGAGCTTTTTGCCAAGACGCCGCCATCACTCGCAAATGCCGAGGAACAAGCCGACGAGTTCTTCATCTGA
- the LOC127608827 gene encoding protein FAM124B isoform X1 → MTPKLELPNESDSSRMSTSAAELVSRRAREQHQQRLLVLNLHLLANPGDSLLLQHSLDRLIRWICPSLRVFHVSERASPHGGYARLCPQAGSPSLAITFFLHEAYGEERILKVLDFFQRPPWQYHHTESCSSKSAGLHNSSGSSAVNALLRPYLLPSRDFYSLGAGMPVWGVRPVHCGGEILRVTLYSAYDNYEDAVRFYETVLQQQAEEQKTGFCWFTLHTEPGLCLQLAIKQVSAGVCVEPCDSAVLQFGVDEIGQLVPLLPNPCTPISTSRWQTEDLDGNKVLFQVKTTTQAKPPLTCAFPPTSAAPPRAMQLKCGGHTQNVSPSNRQAPPAWQSRSAGLRVADESAPEKPPGSQGSGSLCSTPPSSSCYSSQRSSPAPPPSSDSPLRPPLTRSLSRLPPEENEREGETNVDTGIPVLAGITRSSSVELLSLCRPRNPSAKARSPPGKWRSSDCADDVSNFRARRTTDSSYIETSGAAVELFAKTPPSLANAEEQADEFFI, encoded by the exons CTGAGCTGGTGAGCCGCCGCGCCCGCGAGCAGCACCAGCAGCGCCTCTTAGTTCTAAACTTGCACCTCCTTGCCAACCCCGGAGACTCTCTGCTGCTGCAGCACAGCCTGGACCGTCTAATCCGCTGGATCTGCCCAAGCCTCCGCGTCTTTCACGTGTCTGAGAGGGCGTCTCCCCACGGCGGCTACGCTCGGCTCTGTCCGCAGGCCG gCTCCCCTTCCCTTGCCATCACTTTCTTTCTCCACGAGGCTTATGGAGAAGAGCGAATCCTGAAAGTTCTGGACTTTTTCCAGCGGCCGCCCTGGCAGTACCACCACACGGAGAGCTGCAGCAGCAAATCGGCCGGGCTCCACAATTCCTCCGGCAGCTCGGCCGTCAACGCCCTGTTGCGGCCCTACCTCCTGCCCAGTCGGGACTTTTACAGCCTGGGCGCGGGGATGCCCGTGTGGGGGGTCCGACCGGTGCACTGCGGCGGGGAGATCCTCCGCGTGACGCTGTACAGCGCCTACGACAACTACGAGGACGCCGTGCGCTTCTATGAAACGGTGCTGCAGCAGCAGGCGGAGGAGCAGAAGACGGGCTTCTGCTGGTTCACCCTCCACACGG AGCCGGGCCTCTGCCTGCAGCTCGCGATCAAGCAGGTGTCAGCGGGGGTCTGCGTGGAGCCGTGTGACTCTGCCGTGCTGCAGTTCGGCGTGGATGAAATCGGCCAGTTGGTGCCCCTGCTGCCCAACCCGTGCACGCCCATCAGCACCTCTCGCTGGCAGACCGAAGACCTGGATGGAAACAAGGTTCTCTTCCAG GTGAAAACCACGACACAAGCCAAGCCACCTTTGACCTGCGctttcccccccacctccgCCGCGCCTCCCCGGGCCATGCAGCTGAAATGCGGAGGACACACCCAAAACGTATCGCCTAGCAACCGCCAGGCTCCGCCTGCCTGGCAAAGCCGGTCCGCAGGCCTGAGAGTCGCCGATGAGAGCGCTCCGGAGAAGCCACCGGGGAGCCAAGGATCAGGTAGCCTCTGCAGCACTCCTCCGAGCAGCTCTTGCTACTCTTCCCAACGCAGCAGCCCAGCCCCGCCTCCTTCCTCCGACTCCCCCCTGCGTCCCCCGCTCACCCGTTCGCTGTCCCGCCTGCCGCCGGAGGAGAACGAGCGGGAGGGGGAAACCAACGTGGACACGGGGATCCCCGTGCTCGCCGGCATCACTCGCTCCTCTTCCGTGGAGCTTTTGAGTTTGTGTCGGCCGCGGAACCCCTCGGCCAAAGCGCGGAGCCCCCCCGGGAAGTGGCGTTCCTCGGATTGCGCCGACGACGTCAGCAATTTCAGAGCGCGGCGCACGACGGATTCCTCTTACATTGAGACCAGCGGCGCCGCCGTGGAGCTTTTTGCCAAGACGCCGCCATCACTCGCAAATGCCGAGGAACAAGCCGACGAGTTCTTCATCTGA